A portion of the Bacteroides faecium genome contains these proteins:
- a CDS encoding SusD/RagB family nutrient-binding outer membrane lipoprotein, whose amino-acid sequence MIKKSTIKLILVGGAIGISACTNNYIDYNTNPYEATKDQMNADGYIWRSALVNMQGYVVPAEPNTLQYTDCLLGGTYGGYLGESKANDWNNRFSTYNPSQAWIGVLYNDIVPKVLPSLSQIEVNTTDEVPLAVAQVVKVAALHRITDTYGPIPYSQLGADGKLAAPFDSQQDVYTNMIKDLDNAINILTAKQTNTFNPDADKVYGGNVVKWIKFANSLKLRLAMRMVYTNYNVDGKTPQTIAEEAVKHEIGVMTSNDDNAMFTPNENPFYKTNYEYSDYRVAADIMSYMKGYQDPRMEKYFTKSTFADKDYHGIRIGTGVLTDSEMSHSYSNMQTTLNSKLMWMNAAEVAFLEAEGALRGWDMKGGDAKSYYQKGITLSFEQWGASITDSYLTSQRVPQIYKDPAETFSYTGSASDITVKWKEIGGFDEENLERIITQKWIANFPLGMESWAEFRRTGYPKLMEVDKNLGTDIIKGKFARRLSYPQDEYRNNGDNMPKALEYLKGADKMSTHVWWDCNPRLTQE is encoded by the coding sequence ATGATAAAGAAATCAACCATAAAATTAATTCTTGTCGGCGGCGCAATAGGCATTTCCGCATGTACAAATAATTATATAGATTATAACACTAATCCATACGAAGCAACCAAAGACCAAATGAATGCAGATGGCTATATTTGGCGGTCGGCTTTAGTAAATATGCAAGGTTATGTTGTTCCGGCAGAACCTAACACTCTTCAATATACTGACTGTTTATTGGGCGGTACATACGGTGGTTATTTGGGAGAATCGAAAGCAAATGACTGGAATAATCGTTTTTCTACATACAATCCTTCACAGGCATGGATTGGAGTACTTTACAATGATATAGTTCCCAAAGTATTACCCAGCTTAAGCCAAATAGAAGTCAATACAACAGATGAAGTTCCTTTAGCGGTAGCACAAGTTGTAAAAGTTGCAGCTTTGCATAGGATCACTGATACATACGGTCCCATTCCTTATTCTCAATTAGGTGCTGATGGAAAATTAGCTGCTCCGTTTGATTCGCAGCAAGATGTTTACACCAATATGATTAAAGATTTGGATAATGCTATTAACATTCTTACAGCTAAACAAACAAATACTTTTAATCCTGATGCGGATAAAGTATATGGCGGTAATGTGGTGAAATGGATAAAGTTTGCTAATTCTCTGAAATTACGTTTGGCAATGCGTATGGTATATACTAATTATAACGTGGATGGAAAAACGCCCCAAACAATAGCTGAAGAAGCCGTAAAACATGAAATAGGGGTTATGACTTCAAACGATGATAATGCAATGTTTACACCCAACGAGAATCCTTTTTATAAAACTAATTATGAATACAGTGATTATCGGGTTGCTGCCGATATAATGTCTTATATGAAAGGCTATCAAGATCCCCGTATGGAGAAATATTTCACTAAATCCACTTTTGCAGATAAAGACTATCATGGTATTCGTATTGGTACAGGTGTCTTGACGGATTCAGAAATGAGTCACTCGTATTCTAATATGCAAACAACTCTGAACTCAAAACTAATGTGGATGAATGCTGCTGAAGTTGCATTTCTAGAAGCTGAAGGAGCTTTGAGAGGTTGGGACATGAAAGGCGGAGATGCTAAATCATACTATCAAAAGGGCATTACATTGTCTTTTGAACAATGGGGTGCTAGTATTACGGATAGTTATCTCACTTCGCAAAGAGTACCACAGATATACAAAGATCCTGCTGAAACGTTCAGTTATACAGGTTCTGCTTCAGATATTACAGTAAAATGGAAAGAAATCGGTGGATTTGATGAAGAAAATCTAGAACGTATTATTACCCAAAAATGGATTGCCAACTTCCCGTTAGGTATGGAGTCGTGGGCTGAGTTTCGCCGTACAGGATATCCAAAGTTAATGGAAGTAGACAAAAATCTAGGGACTGATATAATCAAAGGAAAGTTCGCACGTCGTTTGTCTTATCCACAGGATGAGTATAGAAATAATGGGGATAACATGCCGAAAGCATTGGAATATCTAAAGGGAGCAGACAAAATGTCTACTCATGTATGGTGGGATTGTAATCCAAGATTAACTCAAGAATAA
- a CDS encoding glycoside hydrolase family 18: MNNKTNIIVTLLFAASCAFVSCDDWTDVESIDIKQPGIEEQNPELYTKYLENLRQYKSSEHKIAYVQFDNTRKGYQSRADHLTDLPDSIDIVSLVSPELTSDEAKEMNQIRNDKGTRVIYTIKYTDLEAAYIAKYPGTDEDSENSIAISEEGDDISDSQFLSFMNDYMDKTLALCDQYGYDGINICYSPKNAAHMEGQKQLIEQNRQNTFMKKISDWRSNHMNAMLLFEGNLVFLKDKTILKGCNYFIADASDVITVEGLTSVVRMMIIEDIPTERFIVCVPTYSLDSNDLETGYFINAQGSSVSAIQATAYWALTPEKGLGKAGIGVYHVKNDYYNPAFVYPNVRIAINIMNPSPNN; encoded by the coding sequence ATGAATAATAAAACAAATATAATAGTAACATTGCTTTTTGCAGCAAGTTGTGCTTTTGTTTCATGTGATGACTGGACAGATGTAGAAAGTATCGACATCAAACAACCCGGTATTGAGGAACAAAATCCTGAACTATATACCAAGTACTTAGAGAACTTACGTCAATATAAGAGTTCGGAGCATAAAATTGCCTATGTACAATTCGATAACACTCGGAAAGGTTATCAGAGCAGAGCTGACCATTTGACAGATTTGCCTGATAGTATTGATATTGTTTCTTTAGTATCTCCGGAGTTAACTTCAGATGAAGCTAAAGAAATGAATCAGATTCGCAATGATAAAGGAACTAGAGTAATCTATACCATTAAATATACAGATTTGGAAGCTGCATATATTGCTAAATATCCGGGGACAGATGAAGACTCTGAAAATAGTATAGCTATATCAGAGGAAGGTGACGATATCTCAGACAGTCAGTTCCTTAGCTTTATGAATGATTATATGGATAAAACTTTGGCATTGTGTGACCAATACGGATATGATGGGATAAATATCTGTTATTCTCCGAAGAATGCAGCGCATATGGAAGGACAGAAGCAATTGATAGAACAGAATCGTCAAAATACATTCATGAAAAAGATTTCAGACTGGAGAAGTAATCATATGAATGCAATGCTTTTATTTGAAGGTAATTTAGTTTTCTTGAAAGATAAAACGATTTTGAAGGGTTGTAACTACTTCATTGCAGACGCTTCAGATGTAATAACAGTAGAAGGCTTGACTTCGGTTGTCAGAATGATGATAATAGAGGATATTCCAACAGAACGCTTTATTGTATGTGTGCCAACATATTCTTTGGATTCTAATGATCTGGAAACCGGTTACTTTATCAACGCTCAAGGCAGTTCTGTTTCTGCTATTCAAGCAACTGCTTACTGGGCTCTGACTCCGGAAAAGGGACTGGGAAAAGCTGGAATAGGTGTCTATCACGTGAAAAACGATTATTATAATCCTGCCTTTGTATATCCTAATGTAAGAATCGCTATTAATATAATGAATCCTTCACCTAATAATTGA
- a CDS encoding DUF1735 and LamG domain-containing protein has product MKIRKIYLLMAVMAIGMFAACQDDMENFDNKVYSTSDPISKFVLKPSVKSATKTIRASVAKPADSDIHLTYKADPSLVSTYNQAYYAGAVLLPQEYYELSGVDAVINKGSVASTEVVVDFKDLNLLSTEQVYVLPVTISEATNIDILSSARTNYFVFEGGALINVVADMKKENYISFPTFMESKASGEVCNNLHNYTLEALIRVHEFSPGIQTVMGIEGYFLIRISDNGLQPNQLQVSTGAFGSLTDPATCLLTANKWTHIALVGDAEAGELRLYIDGQLMITKAATGAWQDISLGKPMKQNSWEPESRPFYIGYSYSAGRELDGEFSECRIWNVAKTQDEIVNNVYEVDPESEGLVAYWKFDEGEGKIVRDHTGNGNDGVAASVIAWTPVALPAAVE; this is encoded by the coding sequence ATGAAAATTAGAAAAATATATCTATTAATGGCAGTGATGGCAATAGGAATGTTTGCTGCTTGTCAAGATGATATGGAAAACTTTGATAATAAGGTCTACTCAACTTCTGATCCTATTAGTAAGTTTGTGTTGAAACCCAGTGTGAAAAGTGCGACGAAGACTATTCGGGCTTCAGTTGCTAAACCGGCAGACTCGGATATCCATTTGACTTATAAGGCAGATCCATCATTAGTCAGTACCTATAATCAAGCTTATTACGCCGGAGCGGTTCTGCTGCCACAAGAATATTATGAGCTAAGTGGAGTGGATGCAGTTATTAATAAAGGGAGTGTGGCGTCTACTGAAGTCGTCGTAGACTTTAAAGATTTAAATCTATTATCAACGGAACAAGTCTATGTGCTGCCTGTAACGATTTCGGAAGCCACTAACATCGACATCTTGTCATCTGCCCGTACCAATTATTTCGTTTTTGAAGGTGGTGCGTTGATTAATGTAGTTGCGGATATGAAGAAAGAAAATTATATCAGTTTTCCGACGTTTATGGAAAGTAAAGCTAGTGGTGAAGTATGTAATAATCTGCATAATTATACTCTTGAAGCATTGATTCGGGTTCATGAGTTCAGTCCGGGAATCCAGACTGTGATGGGGATTGAAGGTTATTTCTTGATTCGTATTAGTGATAATGGATTGCAACCTAATCAATTACAAGTTTCAACGGGAGCTTTCGGAAGTTTAACAGATCCGGCAACATGCTTGTTGACAGCTAATAAATGGACTCATATTGCCTTGGTGGGTGATGCTGAAGCAGGAGAACTCAGGTTGTATATTGATGGACAATTGATGATAACGAAAGCTGCTACCGGAGCATGGCAGGATATAAGTTTAGGAAAACCAATGAAACAAAATTCATGGGAACCAGAGTCAAGACCTTTCTATATCGGCTATTCTTATTCTGCCGGTCGCGAATTGGACGGAGAGTTTAGTGAATGTCGTATCTGGAATGTTGCCAAGACACAAGACGAAATAGTGAATAACGTATATGAAGTAGATCCTGAGTCAGAAGGATTAGTTGCTTATTGGAAGTTTGACGAAGGAGAGGGAAAGATTGTTCGCGATCATACGGGTAACGGAAATGATGGTGTGGCAGCTTCTGTGATTGCGTGGACTCCGGTTGCGCTACCTGCTGCCGTTGAATAA